A genomic window from Commensalibacter oyaizuii includes:
- a CDS encoding phage neck terminator protein, with protein MTDKNKKNDKQPAKVTAKAPKDEKFPELKTLTYKEMYNIIGKFLQKAIPIKGLKLKIIKGLTNRVSSPKPPYVVLQVMDEKTLSTSETRYTDQYKITWSRSQVTIELSFIGSENISALQMAKAFTVRFNDAWATEQFEQYNNDVFFPLYSDDVRVEPMSLNEEGQFEDTCVVNAHFEYHPELGICANSAKEIVMDVNIVE; from the coding sequence ATGACCGATAAAAATAAAAAGAACGATAAACAACCAGCAAAAGTTACTGCTAAGGCTCCAAAAGATGAAAAATTTCCAGAGCTTAAAACATTAACCTACAAGGAAATGTATAATATTATTGGTAAATTCCTACAAAAAGCAATTCCGATTAAAGGACTAAAATTAAAGATTATAAAAGGACTTACCAATAGGGTTTCATCGCCTAAACCTCCTTATGTTGTTTTGCAAGTTATGGATGAAAAAACATTATCTACTTCTGAAACGCGCTATACAGATCAATATAAAATTACATGGTCTAGATCTCAAGTAACTATTGAATTGTCTTTTATCGGTAGTGAAAATATTTCCGCTTTACAAATGGCCAAAGCCTTTACAGTTCGATTTAATGATGCTTGGGCAACAGAGCAATTCGAACAGTATAATAATGATGTTTTTTTTCCTCTTTACAGTGATGACGTAAGAGTTGAGCCAATGTCTTTAAATGAAGAAGGACAATTCGAAGATACTTGCGTTGTTAATGCTCATTTTGAATATCATCCAGAGCTTGGGATTTGTGCCAATAGTGCTAAAGAAATTGTGATGGATGTGAATATAGTAGAGTAA
- a CDS encoding RNA 2'-phosphotransferase, whose translation MSEDGRKIRAAQGHSIDIDLALQSIEPPDVLFHGTASANLNSIFEMGIHSAKRQYVHLSPDEKTALKVGSRHGKAIVLKINTRQMFKEGLKFFKADNGVWLTNHILPKYIDF comes from the coding sequence ATTTCAGAAGATGGTAGAAAAATTAGAGCTGCTCAAGGACATTCGATTGATATCGATTTGGCATTACAATCCATAGAACCCCCTGATGTTCTTTTCCATGGCACAGCCAGTGCTAATTTGAACTCTATTTTCGAGATGGGAATACATTCTGCTAAAAGACAATATGTCCATTTATCGCCAGATGAAAAAACAGCCTTGAAAGTAGGTAGTCGGCATGGGAAAGCCATCGTGCTAAAAATCAATACAAGGCAAATGTTCAAAGAGGGTTTGAAGTTCTTTAAAGCAGATAATGGCGTTTGGTTAACCAATCATATTTTACCAAAATATATCGACTTTTAA
- a CDS encoding RNA 2'-phosphotransferase: MSKEISKMLSLVLRHAPERIGITLDQNGWTDIKHLISKAKKSGYKISLEELLENRSNQ, encoded by the coding sequence GTGAGTAAAGAAATTAGTAAAATGCTTAGCTTGGTTTTACGTCATGCTCCTGAGCGTATTGGTATTACATTAGATCAAAATGGTTGGACGGATATTAAACACCTCATCTCTAAAGCTAAAAAATCTGGATATAAGATTAGTTTAGAAGAACTTTTAGAAAACCGTTCGAACCAATGA